A single Vigna radiata var. radiata cultivar VC1973A chromosome 8, Vradiata_ver6, whole genome shotgun sequence DNA region contains:
- the LOC106770294 gene encoding putative F-box protein At3g17490 — MYVFALDDQVVVLDNVRVDRVEVYSLASGSWREIDVAKLQPLCIVYGSVAITGTIFWLATMISTSNTNFEFVVSFDIERDLFTLVNDPSIPHSPSHPYNNNVLAVCNDKLAMFRSYIVRAFESCSFDLWVFVDFHGHYHNNTCDVSGESWVKMYNVGSFSRIVYPLSLLGDEIVCQEELSGQENDLRTVETVLALFNPLSKQLKKLPSHRDEFFYVSFTYSESLVPISNLLHH, encoded by the coding sequence ATGTATGTCTTCGCCCTAGACGACCAGGTGGTCGTTCTCGACAATGTTAGGGTTGATCGGGTCGAGGTCTATTCGTTAGCCTCCGGCTCCTGGAGGGAAATTGACGTCGCCAAGTTGCAACCTTTGTGTATTGTCTATGGTTCTGTCGCCATCACTGGAACTATATTTTGGCTTGCCACCATGATTTCTACTTCTAACACCAATTTTGAATTTGTGGTTTCATTTGACATCGAAAGGGATTTGTTTACTTTGGTGAACGACCCTTCGATTCCACATTCGCCCTCTCATCCCTATAACAACAACGTTCTTGCGGTTTGCAATGATAAACTTGCCATGTTTCGGAGCTACATTGTTAGGGCCTTTGAGTCTTGTTCGTTTGATTTGTGGGTGTTTGTAGATTTTCATGGTCATTATCATAATAATACATGTGATGTTTCTGGGGAGAGTTGGGTGAAGATGTACAATGTGGGGTCATTTTCAAGGATTGTGTATCCTTTGAGCCTTTTGGGAGATGAAATTGTGTGCCAGGAAGAGTTGTCTGGGCAGGAGAATGATTTGAGAACAGTTGAAACTGTTTTGGCTCTCTTCAACCCTCTCAGTAAGCAACTCAAGAAACTCCCATCTCATAGAGACGAGTTTTTCTATGTTTCTTTTACCTATTCTGAGAGTCTTGTTCCAATTTCAAACCTTCTTCACCATTAA